CCCTCCCAGCGCTCCGGCGAAGTTGAAGTCGTCGTCCATCGCCGTCTCGAACTCGCGCAGGAAGCGCTCGGGCTCGCCGTGCACGGGGCCCTTGCCGAAGTCCTTGCCCGCCACGCGCTCGTCCACCTTGCGCAGCGTCTCGTAGAAGTACTCCATGCGCTGCTCGGAGTCCGCGATCGCCTTGTCCGAGAAGTTCAGCGGGTGCCGGTAGTGCGTGGACAGGAAGAAGAAGCGCAGCGCCTCCGCGTCCACCTTCGCCAGCGCGTCGCGCAGCCGCACCACGTTGCCCAGCGACTTGGACATCTTCGCGCCTTCCATGTCCAGGAAGCCGCAGTGCATCCAGTACTTCGACAGCGTCTTGCCGCTCGCCGCCTCGCTCTGGGCGATCTCGTTCTCGTGGTGGGGGAAGATCAAATCGAGCGCGCCGCCGTGGATGTCGAACGACTCACCCAGGAAGCGCGCGCTCATCGCCGAGCACTCGATGTGCCAGCCCGGACGCCCCTTGCCCCACGGGCTGTCCCACGACGGCTCTCCGGGCTTGGCCGCCTTCCACAGCGCGAAGTCCAGCGGCTCGCGCTTCTGCTCGCCCGGCTGCACCCGCTCGCCCGCGCGCAAGTCATCCAGGTTGCGCTTGGACAGCTTCGCGTACTCCGGGTAGCGGCTCACCTGGAAGTACACGTCGCCCTGGGACTCGTACGCCACGCCCCGGGCCACCAGCTTCTCGATGATGCCGATGATCTCCGGGATCGTCTCGCTCACTTTCGGCGAGACGTCCGGCTCCTTCATGTGCAGCGCCCGAGCGTCCTCCCGGAACGCCTCCACGAAGCGCGCCGCCAGCGCCACCGGCTCCTCGCCCGTCTCGTGCGCGGCCTTGATGATCTTGTCGTCCACGTCCGTGTAGTTGCGCACGTACGTGACGCGGTACCCCCGGTACCTCAGGTACCGGACCACCACGTCGAAGGAGGTAAAGGTACGAGCATTCCCGACATGAATGTAGCTATAGACGGTCGGCCCACAGACGTAGATGCGGATGGCCCCCGGCTCGAGTGGAACCAGCGGTTCCTTCTGCATCGTCAGCGTGTTGAAGAGCGTGATCGACGGCTGAGCCACGGTAGGGGTTCCTCCCATCAGTGAACGGACGGTAGCCACTCTAGGCACCTGAAGGTGGCACAGTCAGCCACCAATCTGGGAGAATGGGCTCAGGAATGGCCCCCTCCAACCCCAAACGCCCGCCGCGCCCCCCACGCCCCCCTGGCGCGTCGGCGTCCAAGAAGGAGGACGTGGAGCTACCCTTCGACGACGACGAGGTGGCGCCGCTGCAGGAGGACGATCCGCGTCCGCAGCGCGTTCCCCAGTACCCCGCCGGCCCGCGCCGCTCGACGCGCGGTACCCGAGGCCCGCGCGAGAGCACGAAGGACCGCGAGCTGACCACGCGGTTCGACACGAACGAGTACTCGGACCCGGGCTACACGCCCGTCTTCCTCTATGTGGAGAAGGGGCCGGGCGCCGGGCAGCTGATGCCCGTGAAGCAGGGTCCGCTGGTCATCGGCCGGGCGTCCGCGTGTGACTTGCGGCTGCAGCACCCGTCCATCAGCCGCCGCCATGCCCAGATCATGCGCCAGGGCGAGCGCTTCGTCCTACGAGACCTGGGCAGCCAGAACGGCACCTTCGTCAACCGGGTGAAGATCACCTCGGATCACGACATCAAGGTCGGGGACGAGCTGTCGCTGGGCAACGCGGTGATGCGGCTGCGAGGCTCGGGAGGCCCCCTCGACAAGCTCCCCGAGGTGACCGACCCGGGCGGCGTGCCCCTGCGCAAGGGCACGAGCATGGCGCGCGTGGCCATCATCGCGGGGACCGTGGGCTCGGCGGTGGCGGCCCTGCTGACGCTGGCCTTCCTGAAGTTCTCGGGTGCGGACCAGCCGGCCCCCACCTCCCCTGCTCCCTCGACCCGGAGTGCCACTCCCGCCACGGACGAGCCCGCCCAGAAGGCCGACGACGCCTACGAGCCGCCTCCTCCCGCTGACGCGGAGGAGAGCCAGGCCGCGGACTCGGACTCGGAGCCAACGGAAGAGTCCGAGCGCGCCGTGAAGCCGATCCAGCCCTCCACGGAGACGTCGGCTCCTGGGGACGCCAAGGCCTCTGGCCCTCGGGCCGGTGCCGTCAGCGCGAAGTCCTTCGCCTCTCGCAAGGAATCCAGCTCGAAGGCGGGCGGCAGCAAGGGCTCGGCTCGCCAGGAGGCCCTCGCGGGCAACGTGGACCGCGCCGACATCCTCGCCGTCTATGAGAAGGGGGATGTGGACGGCGCGTTGAAGCTGGCGCGAGCGGCCCAGGCCGAGCCGCTCGCGGCGAAGATCTCCCAGTTCCAGGCGGCCAAGGCCGCGGGGGAGCAGGCCATCAAGGCTCAGGACACCGCCATCGCCATCCGGCAGCTCACCATGGCGCTCCTGGTGGACCAGGACCTGTCCCAGGGCTGGAGCGTGCAGGGGCGCCATCTCCGCAAGCAGCTCGGCAGGCTCTACGCCCAGTCCGGTCAGCAGCAGCTGAAGACGGGGAACAAGGGCGCGGCCCGCATCGCCTTCGAAGCGGCGCTCAAGCACGACCCGGCCAATACCGCGGCCAAGGCGGAGCTCCAGAAGCTCGATGGCAAGAAGTAGCGCTCGGCGTGAGGCTCGGGTGATGAGGCCTCACTCCTGAGCAGGCTCGATCGGCGCGGGAGCCCTGCGCAGCCCTCGCACCAGGAGCCAGCCGTTCATCGCGATGATGAACACCAGCAGCAGCGCCACCGCCAGCCGTCCGAAGTCCTCTCCCGGCCGCTGGCCCTCGATCACGATCCACAGCCGGCCCTTCAGCGGCTGCACCTCTCCCTTCGAGCGCAGCAGCTCGAACGCATCGCCGTAGCGCGACGCCTCCTCCTCGGCCAGCAGCCGTCCCCTCACCGCGAAGGGACGCTGGTTCGGCGGTGGAGGCTTCCGCCCCGGAGCCCACTCCTCCCCCGGCAGCGAGGGGCGGCGCACCACGAACGGCGAGTCCTTGAGCCCCACCAGGACGAACACCGCACTCCCGTCCCGCTCGTAGGCGGCGTGGCTCGTGGGGATGCCGTGCAGCTGCACGTAGCGGTTGGAGACCAGCTCCTCGTAGCGGTAGTCGCCCTCGGCCCCCAGCGACAGCGGCGTACGGGACGAGAAGAAGTACTGGACCTCTCGCCACTGCATCGTGAAGAGCGCCGCCGCCACGCCGATGGCCACCAGCGACACCGGCGCCCTCAGCGGGCTGCGCGGCCGCCGGGCCTGCCGGGCCTCCAGCTCCGCGATGCGCCGCTCCCGCTCCTCCCGAACGAGCTGTTCTTCGGACATGAAAAAGCCCCGGGTTCCTCTCGAGGAGCCCGGGGCCAGCATGCGCCAGCGGCGCAGCGAGTGCTAGGCGGTGATGTTGAAGATCTTCTTCAGGTCCGACTCGATCTCTTCCTCGGAGCAGTCCTTGGCCAGCGACAGCTCCTTGATGAGCAGCGAGCGCGCCGTGTCCAGCATCTTGCGCTCACCGAACGAGAGGTCCTTGTCGCCCTTCAGGAGGTAGAGGTCGCGCAGCACCTCGGCGATCTCGAAGACGGAGCCCGTCTTGATCTTCTCCATGTACTCCCGGTAGCGACGGTTCCACGTCGTGGAGTCGACCGAGATGTCCTTCTCCTTGAGGATGGAGTAGACCTGCTTGACGTCCTCCTCGCTGATGATCTCTCGGAGGCCGACCGATCCCACCTTGTTGATCGGGATCATGATTCGCATCCCGTTCTCCAGGATGCGCAGCACGTAGAACGACTGGCGCTGCCCGGCAACCTCGGTGTGCTCGATGCCCATCACCTCGCCCACGCCCTGCCCCGGGTAAACCGCCTTGTCACCAGTCTTGAAGCTGGTCTGCACTCGTTACCGCCTCCTTGAATGATCCGGCTCCGGCCTACGGAAGCACGGCACTACTACCACAAACCACACCTCCCGGCAACATTTCCCACCGGGAGTTCTTGACCGTCCCTGAACCGTCAAACTACCGTGTCGGATTTCATGCGTGCTTCCCGCTGCTGTGGGTGGCACGCCGGGGATAGGACGGGCGGGGTGGGGTTGGATCGATATCTGTGGCGCGACCTTGGAGCGCGCCCTCTCTTCTTTCCTGCATTAGGCGTGATGCTGGGCGCGGCCGCGCACGCCGAGGGAACCGTCCCTCTCAGCGGGAAATTCCTGATCATCGCAGCTGTCTTGAGTGCGGCCGTGCTGGCGCTCGCTCGCCTGCCTGGTGCCCATCTGGCGCTGCTGCTCTCGCTGGGGCTGACGGGTGCCGGGCTCGCGGGGCTCGAGGCTCGGGTGGATGTACCGCCGGAGTTGGTCCGCGGCGGCACCGCCGTGCTCGAGGGCGAAGTCGAGAGAGTGGATCATTTCGAGGATTCCACGCGCCTGCAGCTCGCCGTGGCGCGGGCCGGGCTGAAAGCGGAATCCACGGTGGAGGCGCGCTTCCGCGCCAGTGTCTACCTGCGCGGTTCGCCGGAGCTGCTCCTGCCCGGACAACGCGTCCGGGTGGAGGCGAAGCTCCAACCCCTGGAGCCTCCCAGCAATCCGGGGGAGAAGAACTTCACGGCCATCCGCAAGCGGCAGGCGTTTGCCTTCTCCGGCAGCATCACGGCGGGGCGGGTGCTGGTGCTGTCCTCCGCGTCCGGGTGGCAGCGGTACATCGCGCGAACCCAGGCGGAGCTCTCGGCGGCGGTGCGGCGCGTGGCTCCCTCGGAGGATGCCGCGGCGTTCTTCCTCACGCTCGCCGCCGGGCAGCGTGCCGCGCTCGATGACGAGCTGGAGGAGGCGTTCTCTCGCAGCGGGCTGGCGCATGTCCTGAGCGTGAGCGGGCTGCACGTGGCGGCGCTGGCGCTGATGACGCTGGCGCTGCTGCGGCGGGTGCTCGTCCGCGGCGGTGGGCGCTTTCGCGGGCTGGAGGCACGCCGGGTGGCGGCTCCCGCGTCCGTGCCCTTCGTCTGGGCCTATGTCGTCTTCACGGGCAACCAGGCTCCGGCGGTGCGCTCGGCGGTGATGGCCACCGTGGTGCTCCTGGGTCTGGCGCTGTGGCGGCGAGCCGATGGCCTCAACAGCCTGTCCACCGCCGCCCTGGTGCTCGTCATCTGGAGCCCCTCCAGCGTCGTGGACCTGTCGCTGCAGCTCTCCTTCCTCGCCGTGCTGAGCCTCCTGCTGCTCACGCCCGCGTTCCGGGCGGCCCTCCCCATCGCACCGCCGGATCCCCAGGAGGAGCGGCTGCTGATGCGCTGGCTCGGCAAGGGACGGGAGACCATCCTCGAAACGCTCTGCGCGAGCGCTGCCGTGACACTGGCCAGTGTGCCCCTCGTCGCCAGCTCCTTCGGGCGCGCGAGCCTCGCGGGCTTCGTGTCCAACATCGTGTGCCTGCCCCTGTGCGGGCTGCTCACGGGCTTCGCCGCGGGCGGCGCGGCGCTCTTCACGGTCTCTCCGCTCCTGGCCACTCCGGTGCTTTGGGGCGGTGCCTGGGTATCCGAGCTGCTGCTGATCCTCACCCGCTTCTTCGCCGCGGTGCCGTTCGCCACGGTGAAGCTGCCGCTCTTCGGGCCCTGGCTCACGGCGCTGTTTGCCATCGGCCTCGCGACCTGGGGGCTCGGCGTCGGACGCTGGCGCCTCGGTGGGCTGCTCGCGCCCCTGGCCCTGGTGGCGGCCATGCTGGTGCCGGTGTTCGCGCCCCAGGCGCCCCTGCGCATCACCTTCCTCTCCGTGGGGCAGGGGGACTCCGTGGTCCTCAGTTCGCGAGGCCATCACGCGCTCGTGGACGGCGGCGGTGCACCCGGCGGCGCCGATACGGGCACCCGCTACGTCCTTCCCTTCCTGAACCACGAGCACATCGATCGGCTGGAGCTCGCCGTCCTGTCCCATCCCCACCCGGACCATGCGCTGGGGATGATCTCCACGCTGGGCCAGGTCCCCACGCAGCGACTGTGGCTGCCCGCGGGCACCACGGAGGGAGACCTGTCCCGGAAGCTCATCGCCGCGGCGGCGGGTGCGAAGGTCGAGGAGGTCCAGGTGGGCTGGCCCACCTTCACGCTGGGCGAGGCCACCCTGGAGGTGCTGGGCCCTCCCCTCCCCGAGGATCGCGAGCTGCTCGAGGGCGTGAACGATCGCAGCATCGTGGTGCTCGTGCGCCATGGCGCCGTCACCGTGTTGCTCACCGGAGACGTGGAGGAGGCCGGTGAGGAGATGCTGCTCGATCGCCTGGGGCCCGTGACGGTGCTCAAGGCGCCCCACCATGGCTCTCGAACGTCCTCCACCGAGCCTTTCCTGGAGCGGACCCGTCCCCGATACGTCGTCTTCTGCGTGGGGCGCCGCAACCGGTTCGGCTTTCCCCATCCGGAGATCTTCGAGCGCTACCGGGAGCGCGGCACGGAGTGCTTCCGCACGGATCTGGACGGCGCCGTCACCCTTGAGAGTGATGGCCGCGACGTCCGCCTGCACGGCTACCTGCCGCGTGAGGAGGGGCCTTCTGAACCCACCCTTGCCCCTGTCGCCCGTCATCCCCAGCCTTGAAGGGATGATCTCGGAAGATCTTGACCTAAGGCAGCTGACCCAGGACCTGAAGGCCGCGTTTGCTCACGCCGAGCCCGTCGGCTACCTCCGTGGCAAATCCTTGATGCGGGACATGCTCGTGGGGATGAAGGGCTTCTCCGAGCTCGAAGCCGAAGAGCTCATCGATACCCTCGAGCTGCGCGGCTTCCTCCGCTTCCTCGGCGACCCCTCCGAACGGTCCGTCGCGGACGCTCCGTGGGAGATCACTCCCCACGCGTAGCCATCCCGGCCCGCTCGCTACTCGAAGGTGAGCCAGCCGAAGCGCGGCAGGGCGTGGAAGTCCCCCACGAAGAGCGGGGAGAAGGCCTGGCCCTCCACGTCACGCCGGTTGAGGTGCTCCAGCCGGTACAGGTTGAAGCGCCAGCGGTCGCCCTTCTTCGGCGCCACGTTCGGCACCTCCGCCAGCCGCGCGAAGGGGATCTGCATCTCCACCGTCCAGCGCTCGTCGCGGTCCGACGGGTTGTCGAGCGTCCCGCGCACCTTCACCGCCGTC
Above is a window of Hyalangium gracile DNA encoding:
- the cysS gene encoding cysteine--tRNA ligase — its product is MAQPSITLFNTLTMQKEPLVPLEPGAIRIYVCGPTVYSYIHVGNARTFTSFDVVVRYLRYRGYRVTYVRNYTDVDDKIIKAAHETGEEPVALAARFVEAFREDARALHMKEPDVSPKVSETIPEIIGIIEKLVARGVAYESQGDVYFQVSRYPEYAKLSKRNLDDLRAGERVQPGEQKREPLDFALWKAAKPGEPSWDSPWGKGRPGWHIECSAMSARFLGESFDIHGGALDLIFPHHENEIAQSEAASGKTLSKYWMHCGFLDMEGAKMSKSLGNVVRLRDALAKVDAEALRFFFLSTHYRHPLNFSDKAIADSEQRMEYFYETLRKVDERVAGKDFGKGPVHGEPERFLREFETAMDDDFNFAGALGGLSGLFALMNELVDKPPVKDKALVGRTLQALREVVGKVSGVLGLFEDEPAQWLLRRRDRAVRERGIDVAQVEQLIVQRNEARKAKNFAEADRVRAELKAKGVEIMDTPGGTTWKVAAPPTESA
- a CDS encoding FHA domain-containing protein produces the protein MELPFDDDEVAPLQEDDPRPQRVPQYPAGPRRSTRGTRGPRESTKDRELTTRFDTNEYSDPGYTPVFLYVEKGPGAGQLMPVKQGPLVIGRASACDLRLQHPSISRRHAQIMRQGERFVLRDLGSQNGTFVNRVKITSDHDIKVGDELSLGNAVMRLRGSGGPLDKLPEVTDPGGVPLRKGTSMARVAIIAGTVGSAVAALLTLAFLKFSGADQPAPTSPAPSTRSATPATDEPAQKADDAYEPPPPADAEESQAADSDSEPTEESERAVKPIQPSTETSAPGDAKASGPRAGAVSAKSFASRKESSSKAGGSKGSARQEALAGNVDRADILAVYEKGDVDGALKLARAAQAEPLAAKISQFQAAKAAGEQAIKAQDTAIAIRQLTMALLVDQDLSQGWSVQGRHLRKQLGRLYAQSGQQQLKTGNKGAARIAFEAALKHDPANTAAKAELQKLDGKK
- a CDS encoding CarD family transcriptional regulator — encoded protein: MQTSFKTGDKAVYPGQGVGEVMGIEHTEVAGQRQSFYVLRILENGMRIMIPINKVGSVGLREIISEEDVKQVYSILKEKDISVDSTTWNRRYREYMEKIKTGSVFEIAEVLRDLYLLKGDKDLSFGERKMLDTARSLLIKELSLAKDCSEEEIESDLKKIFNITA
- a CDS encoding DNA internalization-related competence protein ComEC/Rec2, with translation MLALARLPGAHLALLLSLGLTGAGLAGLEARVDVPPELVRGGTAVLEGEVERVDHFEDSTRLQLAVARAGLKAESTVEARFRASVYLRGSPELLLPGQRVRVEAKLQPLEPPSNPGEKNFTAIRKRQAFAFSGSITAGRVLVLSSASGWQRYIARTQAELSAAVRRVAPSEDAAAFFLTLAAGQRAALDDELEEAFSRSGLAHVLSVSGLHVAALALMTLALLRRVLVRGGGRFRGLEARRVAAPASVPFVWAYVVFTGNQAPAVRSAVMATVVLLGLALWRRADGLNSLSTAALVLVIWSPSSVVDLSLQLSFLAVLSLLLLTPAFRAALPIAPPDPQEERLLMRWLGKGRETILETLCASAAVTLASVPLVASSFGRASLAGFVSNIVCLPLCGLLTGFAAGGAALFTVSPLLATPVLWGGAWVSELLLILTRFFAAVPFATVKLPLFGPWLTALFAIGLATWGLGVGRWRLGGLLAPLALVAAMLVPVFAPQAPLRITFLSVGQGDSVVLSSRGHHALVDGGGAPGGADTGTRYVLPFLNHEHIDRLELAVLSHPHPDHALGMISTLGQVPTQRLWLPAGTTEGDLSRKLIAAAAGAKVEEVQVGWPTFTLGEATLEVLGPPLPEDRELLEGVNDRSIVVLVRHGAVTVLLTGDVEEAGEEMLLDRLGPVTVLKAPHHGSRTSSTEPFLERTRPRYVVFCVGRRNRFGFPHPEIFERYRERGTECFRTDLDGAVTLESDGRDVRLHGYLPREEGPSEPTLAPVARHPQP